The DNA region AAGATAAAAGCATGTGTGACGCTACACAGTAACATTTACCTTATATTTTTTCGTAATTCATTTTGAGATGCGCTGTTGGATTTGCTTATGTTGTGTATACTGACGTGGGGTATGTCTGCTACATTTCACTCactctttctgtatctgtgccCTCTGTCCTCCACACTTTTTTTTGGCCGTTGCAGCTCATTAATCAGTTAATACGCCTTAGCATGATTTTCAGAGCTATCTTTAAATGCACCACAAACATACACATGCTGACGCCGGTTACACCTGTGACTCTGGTCATGTCCTGCTGCACGATTCATCAACCACCCAgaaccaaaagacaaaaactttgcCTTTTTGTTCCAAACAAACCATGTAAGTTGAGTGATGCTAGCAGATAATGTCAGCTAAAGGAGTTAATCCAATCCAGTATATCATATTAAGCTTGATAACAAGAATACCAATGTTACATCCCTTGCTAGTCCCACATATATATCCAATCTTATTGGGTTTCTGAACAGAAGTTGTGCTCAATGTTGCTCtccacatatttaaaagaaatctttattGTCACAATAGAAAGAGCAAAGAGTCGGGGTGGAGACATTAGACCTGAGGCAGCAGGACGATTATGCAGGAACTTCTACTTACTTCTCAGGTAAAGTCAGAGGAGAAAAAGCAGGAAAGGGAGAGCTTTGTGCagcaatttaaacttttttgtaagaccttttttaaaaaaaaaaaaaaaaaaattacaacttctGTAATTTTAGGTTGCAACAATTCTGTTGGGAGTAATATGCAAAAAACCTGTCCTgactttttaaggattttaGATTTAGATGGAATTTTAgttattcaagcctaaaatggCATCtgaatgctaaacatgttgTAGCAGGGCAGACGTCCTCAACTAATGTCAGTGTCCTcagttcacatttctaaaaaggattttttttcttagtcacATGAATGATCATATGAAACACTTAAATGCTGAATGAGTAGAGCAGCACTTTGCATCAATCTGATGGTTGAGTAACCTAAATAAcggattaaaaacaataaatatgtttgttgttgAGATCatgtgtctatttattcaataatgtAGCAGCGGAGgggtttgaaatgaaaatatagtTTTAGTTTAAGATATAATAAAGTTTAAGTAATTAGGCCCTGgaattaacttaatttaaagaaatttaaaatacatctaTATTTAACGCAATCTTCTGTAAAGTTTTTGCTAAATATTCACCTGAAATATTGGAGTAGAAATGGTATATTTACTGTTTGCTTTGATATAACTTGTTCAGAATTCAGCTTGTAACAcattaaatttaagttttagtTGATTCTGTACACAGGCAGCTTAGACAAAGGTGTTGTGCTAAATAAagacagactttatttttttaatatttaaatttaacaacTGGTGACAGATAGCAAGCTGTTGCAGCAGTTCAACCTCCTGAATCATGAGCTTGTTAAATGTCTTGAGTGAAGTTGAAAGCAGCCAAACTGAAGATTTGATGAACGGTCACGCTCAGCTAAAACCTTCAATAAAGTCAAAAGTCTGTGAAAATTCTCAGCAAGGCACGAGGAATACTTGCACATTTTTGCAAGAAGCATCACCAGTGAAGCTGTAggtaaaatgtagtttttacttCTGACTAGTTAAACAATATATTTCTTTGTTCTCTCTGCAGGAAAACAAGTGAGGACAAAACTTGCCCAAGCATTTAACCACTGGCTCAATGTACCAGAAGACAAACTGCAGGTGAGAAATGGCGCATTTCAAGTTGTTGCAGGCGAGTCTCAGCGGAAGGTGAGAAGATGATGTAGTTGATTGTTGATATAGCACTGCTCCATTTATAGTTACATGACATGCAGTGGCTTTTTTTTATAGAGGTTCTTGTGAGGTTTCATGGCTAGAATGCCAAAATTGTCTCATTATCACACTTTTGATTTGATGttcatttcacacttttttgtgCTACAAACATTTATGTTGCTCTGGTGATGCAACTTAGAGGAAGCAGGGAGGCCTGCTGGCTTCACACCGGGCTGGATCAGGACATATTAGTTTTTGTGACACTTGTCTGATCTTGTTCAACTAGTCTGGAGGAAATCTGGTTAAAGATCCAATAATGAGCTCCTCTCTTTCAGTGATAACCTCCCTCTGTGTTGAGTAAGCCTCTGTTTAAGCCCTTTCTAATCTCCTCAATGTATTCTTTCAGCACTAAGCTTTTTTGAATAtgtgatgttttacttttttaatctgaaatgttatttttttttctgcttaaggaaataaaatactgaaacagCTATTTTATGGGATTACTTAATTTCAATAAACATATAACATAGTTTTAGTGTATTGgattcacatttttaatattttacactcTGCAAGGTGAGGTGTTTTGGTGCTGTTGTGATTTTGTACAAGAcaataagtcttttttttttttttttatatatatatatgtaaaaggAAGTTGATGTCCACCTGTgggtcgcaggtttgattcccggacccggccgatgtttgtcttcccctctctccttcccctttttctgtcagcctactttcagataagggacactagagcccacaaaaagaccccaaggtggggttaaaaaaaaaatagaaacgaAATGCTGGCAATTTTTACCtgactttttattaatgttgcagaattttctacatttattgaactaattttaatttattgaaattattacatttattgagCTAAGCATCTTAAGAGATGCAATAATGAGCAGCAAAAGacatttctttctctgctgATATTTTGCAgttggtttctgttttactctgaCTTTGTCACTGAAGTTTGCCATACTTTGACCAAACCCGCCCCTCATTTAAATATAAGGgacaaaaataaagagcagagttaaaaagtttcagaaaaatataaagtagcTTTGCAAAATAAGcgtcacaaaataaaacattattatgaGATAGATAAATgtgattgatttaaaaaaaaaaaagagctccacaataaaaaatatttgtaaaatattttattagctatggccaaattaattaaaacactcGCCACACTAAATATAGAAACACAGCATgctaatatttctattttaagatTGTGTCTCCTCCCTAAagctaaaatgtttcatttttagagTTTTGAGGATAACTTATTACTCATTGGTGACTTAGTCATATCTTTACACCTGCTGGTGTTTTTGTGGTAACTCCAGTTTTAGCAGAAGTTGGCTGTCATGGTACAGCGGGTAGCTGAGGTTTAAATCTGTGTAACAGCTCTGTAAACTCCAGCTGAACCCTTCACACAAGCCGAGAGCTCTCCTCTTGTCATCATTAGTTCACTGCTGCCAAGAAGTCGCCGCCATGGAAACAACGGCGCCTTTAGATAGAGGGAGCACCGACAGTGGCATGCTGGTTTTCGGGTGgcagcatgtttttttgggggggttttctgcTGGTACGCCACAGGTCGTGGATGTTCCCCACGTTTCGTTGGGCTCTTTGAAGCCGTTTGCTTTTCTTTGGGTCTCTTTGAAAAGCGTAGTTGTTTATTTACGGCGCTCTTTCACTCTGAAATCTCTACATGAGTGCATCTGTTGCTTTGGTAGGAGagctttttgtgcttttctgtgACTCATGCGGCTTCTTTTAGTGAATAACTAGGAAGCAGGAGGCACATTAAGACATGTTCTGTGCTGTGTAGCAACACATGATAAAATTACACCTTTGGAATGTGTTAAATGGATGTAGTGACAAATATTTACGTGTATATTCTAAGAGCTTCTGTTATGTCTGTGTTGGCTTATCTCCTATAGGTTTAGTTTATTCAAAGTTGGTTAAAACAGTTTAGAGAtttgatttcagtattttacagatttggggagaaaatgtattaaagaaaATAGTGTCATTCCTTCAGGAAACTAAAATATGAATTCTAATTGTCAGTTTAAAgttatcttaaaaaaacaatccagtcTGATACAATAAtctaattttaagtttttatgagCTGCAAGTGATAAATTACTATAATGAATAGAAATAAAGGGTTGATCACATCAGCCTGTAGTTAATTAATCTGAATGTTGTTGCATAGTAAACAGAGTTGCTgaattaatttaacttttcaataatattcagatttattcaatATGACTTATGTACtactaaaaagacaaaatcaaaaattttgtCTCTTTAGCTATTTTTGTTTGCTCAATTGCTTAACACTACAATTGTTGCAGATGAAGAAACATTATACAACTCAGACACTGTTTTACTGTctaaacaatcaaaaataatgatGTTTCACTcaatgcagtttatttatataacaccATTCAAAACGAAAAGTCCCATCATTCATCATCTCCAATTGATCGCAGTTATAAAACAATTGAGTCAAGTACAGTTTATTAATcggttttgtaaaaaaaaaaaaaaacattttctatctaAGGAAACTGCAAAATGAATCAAGTCATTGACTTGTAGCTTTCACTTCTCCTAGATGAGaatgtggcgacagtggagaggaaaacctcTAGTGTAACAAGACAAAacttccagcagaaccagagcctgGCCATCTGCCATGACCGACTtggtttaagaaaataaagcagattgattcacacaaagaaaacacaaaagtgctgatgttaaaggaaaatataaagtGGAATAATCTCATTTACATAATGATGAGGAAATGATATTAATAAGAATGACACATTAGCTgtcaaacttcttttttttaaatattaacattagtCTTGTTCCATTTCCTGAATTGCTTCTTTCcatcttcattttaaacattctattttgtttgttttgatttcagattctggttttgaaaaacatatttctctAAATCTGCTTGTAGCTAATCATGCAATCCTTACAGAAAGACTGCATCAGTTGACTGGAGTTGATTTGCGCTGTTTTGATGCTGATCATCTTGATCCTGCATGTAATGATTATTAGTTTGGACTGATCATTCTGGGCCTGCTTTGGAGTACCGGCTCCAACCCTGTGATTGGTTTAATTAACAGATCACAGCACGAACAGGAACCCAACAAGCTTCTCattaacttttctttaagttttattttatgggtTGAGACCTaaggtgaggttttttttgttgagagTTTTGTAAATAGTGAACTTCTCACTACTTAGAGTCGCTACAGAAGTTCACAACACAGCCGTTTGCTATTTGTAGCACTTAATAAACCAAACTTTAATGCTCCAAAAGTTGTATTTGAGTCATCGGTTGTTGGAGCTGTGGTGAGTTGATGACTTAAGATTGGATGCAGGTCCATTCCTTCACATCCTCTCTGTTTGGTTTGCCTGAAATTTTCTGGACAAAATACTTGATGATAcagttggacaaaaaaaaaaaaaaaaagagttgtttttagagatgtaaaaagtttttattaggTGCTGTAGAGGAACATCCTCCATAAGCGTCTCTCAcagcaaaaatgaaagtttagaTTAGCCTTACTGCGTCTACATTCGTACCTGGTTgacattaaattatatattcTAGGTCATTATGAGCTTggatgacaaaaacaaaatggtattaaatgaaaacattgtgaGATGAGCTAAATTACAAGACACCTGTGATAAAGATTAAACCTGTAGGCTTGCGACAATGACaaattttagatgaaaaatagcagtaaatgataatgttgttttaaGACCATTTTGAAGTAATTGAATGGTCTTGGCATAGTAACGCAAGTACAccctctcaaagatcaataagctTTAATTTCTAGCAAGTGTtaggagacattttaaatatccaaaataaaataaaaaatactgaagtctctgaacagttatttttaaaaagggattTTTCTCATCCAACCTTTGGTAGAgataagagaaaaacaatcagccaaataaaaaaaaacattgagcttgttttaattgatcACGTGATTGATTTGAATCTTAAAAGAAATcttggttttgtctttttatacagatatttttgcaataaatggTCCATTTTGGTCAAACACCTCAGCACAATTTGTGAATATTCATCTGATATTTGCTTTGGGACATTGAAAAATAACCCAATAAGTTTCAGATTTGGTTCCAAATAATGGaatataaatcaaaattgtGGCCATCATATAGGCATAATCagatttgtgtcattttaagaAATTGTGAGCCTGTGCTCATGGCCTGGATCTTTCATGGAAATTAAGGCAAGAAAATAAAGTAGTAAGTTGGTTAGATGTTGGAGCTCAGCTTTAAGTCAAACGTTTTAAAAATCTGGTCTCTGCTTTTGGGATTTCTTGGAGATTCAGCTGTACTTTAATGATTCTTTTGCTCTTTGACTCTAACAGCAGATTGTAGCTTTATGCTCACTGATGCTGGAGGGAGAAATGTTGGGACGCTTCCAACATGAGgcgtgtttttgtttctttttggatAAACTGTTTGACCAGTTTGGCCTTGGCAATGTGCCCAACCTACAGAGTCTCATTTTTGTCCTGCCAGATCCCATCCAAGCAGCTTCCACCAGAGGGACACACCGCTTGTCTTTTCAGTCAGCAGAGCAGGCAGCCTGATGATAACCCAAAAAGCTCAGAGTCCAAAACAGTTTACAACTAAAATGTCTTCCTGATTGACAGGCAAAGGTTTATTTACAGATCTCAGGTGTCTACCTGCAGCAGATGCTGTTCAGACTCTCAAAAAGATGGAAGTTGCAACCAAATGTCTATATTTAGCACTGATTTTTTTGGCTCTTTACAGCAAATTAAGTTGCTGCTAGATATCTAGCATCCCATTAGATGCTAGATATCTAAAGGGAATCTCTCATCAGTAGGTCGTTGTTGAGCTTTTTGATGCTCTAATTGGAGATTCAGTGTCAAAAAATGTAGACATGGCGCCATCTGCTGTATCATAGCTGTActgcacattttaaacaatCTGTTTCTATCAAAGTTAGAAGGTAGGGATGAAAGTTATCAATTGAGTTAATCTACAGTTGGTTGATCTTACTCATTGACTATTAATTGATAAGCAgctattttctttcaaaatcagttttcttttgtatcAGGAGAGCTGATTGTCTTTTCATTGGATAAAGagctagttttttttatatatgaatttagcaaaatgatttaattttagcaCCATTTTGTCCACTGCAATAAATACTGACTGAAGAAGCAGATAATTGTGTTTCTTGGGTTATTAAACTTAGACATCTTTATGAAACATAACAAGCAGGAATCTGTTGGGTTGATGGAAAGAATTAAAATATGAGACACTTAATTCCCCAAGAATAGAGAAATGTTAGCTTGTGGTTGTTCTTGAAGGAATGTTAAAACTTCGCTCCATAAAGtgcattaactcaaaatcaaccTTGCTCATTGCCATCGTGTTCTTTCCCCattatgttacatttttctctgttatCTCCTCCACTTTTCAGTCATCACATCCTAACCTTCATAATGcatcagtcatttttaaatgagacGTTGACGTTGCTTGGCTCGGCTGAATGAACGCTATTAAGGTGAAAGTTAATGAACTAGTcgagtttttatattttaaaacggATAAAGGGCAGTTTGCATCCTACACTGGACTCAGTTTGGAAAGATTTCTACAAACCACCAGACAGTAATGCAAGTATTCACGTACAAATCAGAAACTAGGCATAGAGGCAGAAATAAActagaaaaggaaaataaatataataaaaaacctcactaaaaacacagaaagctaACAGACTACAAAGCTGCTAAAATATGTTCCACAATAATAAATTTCTTAGCATTAGGATTCACTATTACTATAGGGGCTTTTATGTAACATAGAAACTGATGTTTCtattataaaacacacacaaaaaacattttacttacatttggaccatttctctttattctcccatcatctttgtttctgtataaaCTAATTCAGCTTGATGACCGGctgcgccctctgctggatggtggCTAAACTACAACACTGAAAGGTCTAAGTGGATGTTATCAATCAgttggaactaattttaatctaataaaccattaatcgaCAGTTGTAAGTTGGTTAGGGTCCGTATTGGGagtaatattgttttgttttttttctattgttgcTCTGGTGATTTTTACATATCGAGATGAATTAACAAAGATGTTTGTGTCTTTCTCAGGTGATCATTGAGGTGACGGAGATGCTGCACAACGCCAGCTTGCTGATAGACGACATCGAGGACAACTCCAAGTTGCGTCGAGGCTTCCCGGTGGCTCACAGCATTTACGGCATTCCCTCGGTGATCAACTCGGCCAACTATGTGTACTTTCTGGGGCTGGAGAAAGTTCTGATCCTAGAGCACCCTGAAGCCGTACGAGTGTTTACCCGCCAGCTCCTGGAGCTGCACCGTGGCCAGGGCCTGGACATCCACTGGAGGGACACCTACACCTGTCCCACAGAGGAGGAGTATCGCAACATGGTGCTGCAGAAGACCGGGGGCCTCTTCGGTTTGGCCGTGGGGCTCATGCAGCTCTTTTCAGACTGGAAGCAGGACCTCAAGCCCCTCCTGGACACACTGGGGCTCTTCTTCCAGATTCGGGACGACTACGCCAACCTGAGCTCCGACGAGTACAGCGAGAACAAAAGCTTCTGCGAGGACCTGACGGAGGGGAAGTTCTCGTTTCCCACAATCCACGCCATATGGTCGCGCCCGGAGAGCACCCAGGTGCAGAACATTCTGCGGCAGCGCACGGAGAACATGGACATCAAGAAGTACTGCGTGGACTACTTGGAGAAGGTGGGATCTTTCGCCTATACCCGTCAGACCCTGCGGGATCTGGAGGTGGAAGCTTACCGCCTCATCACAGAGTTAGGAGGGAACCCTCAGCTGGAGAGCCTGGTTAAACATCTCAGCCGCATGCATAATGAAGCAGAGGCTTCAGCAGAGTCCAACAGAGAGATGCACTCCAGCCAAAACTACTGACAGACACTCCTGCTTTCCTGAACTTAGAAGATGCACATTCCTGAAAAGCTCCAAACTAACCGTTATGACGACAGGCGAGCTCCAAGTGTGGCTTAAAATTGTACCCATGGCtaatacttacatgtgaagtgCTGCCATGCTCAGGAATAAAAATTAAGCAGCAGAACTACAGtcagttttttctttaccacttgacaagattattaaaaaaaaaatcttgacagCCTTTTCTTCTGATGCACACTCCAGTGGATCTAAGTGCTTTTTGTCGGTTTCAGTTAATCCAGTTAATTGAgtgaatgttgtttttgatttaaatctCTAACTGGAGATCCATGTTAGAGATCCACATCTATGTAATATGAGGTCCCATAATGGCTGAATCAGCAGGGAGTCGATTCAACCCTGCAGAAAAATAGTCGTGTGACTGTTTGTTCTGATTGCTCTGTAACAATGATATTAGTGACTGTTTCCACGCAGTCGTCTCACAGCACAAATCCTCACAGCTAATGTGATGctcacatatttatatattgacACTGCTGTATCCTAGAATCTTGCTTGAActtcttgaataaaaaaatgtttaaattagttatttgtcttgttttataaaTCTGTTCTGACTGGCAGGAAGTCTTCTTTTAGTCTGGTTTATTCAAACTCTGGGAAAACAGCGCTATCTTTTGACGACTGGGCCATTAATTTGACCTAATATATAAATTAGTCAACTGCATGAAAACGGGAGAATTTGTTGCACTAAAATgttgactaaaaataaactttttaaaaatatataacaaatcTGAATTACACTGGAGTTCCACAACAGAATGAcaaaaattgaattaaaatagaTCTGATTTTCTTATGTTGAAaactagacttttttttttcttcataaattaCAATTTGCAGATCTAAATATGAAGTTCCCAGACTTTATTCCTTATTTTATAATCTGAAAGATAGATCTGAATTTCTGAAAAACTCTGGAATATTTTGGTAATTTATACATGGATAAATCTTGAAATTTTAGTCCAACTCTTCAATagtcaaaacacaaatttaaaataaaggaaaaaatatggaaattcaGATCTTTTCTAACTAAATGAGCTGGACAGACGATCCTTGTTgcctaaatatttatttgtttcatagaaaTGATTCACTAaccaaaaaacagattttaatttataatcatccattcaatatttttctaatatcttaaatgatttaatttggTCCCGATGTCAAAATTACACATTCAAATACTTCTTTCCtggaatgaaaaatatttaatcaaaccCAGCGGCATTAATTTCTGATTTGTAGTGGCGAAACGAATGTCAACAGTCACAAAATCTAGAAAACGAGTCTTACAAATTCTACATTTTCAACCTGGAACTGCCTCGTAAACATCCtagcagttgtttttttctgtaatcgAGAAAGATCAGCTgaaataaaccacaaaaagcCCAAAGTCAATGACATTCACGCCTATGATGAGTGGACTTAACCTTCTAACCagaactgtttttgtttctcaggCGGCTCGCCGTCTACCTCCATTTGAGGAGCTCTGACTATCAGTGAGCAGAGATAAAGACACCCGAGGTTTTCTTGGATTTTCGTCCTTGTGTTGGTTACAATTCATCTAAATCCGACATTATCTGCTGTCTGTTAATTTGAGTTTCTCCCTCAGCTGCTGAAAGGAAACGCAGTCCTGTTGATAAAGCCTATCTGTCCCAGACAGCTCTGTTGACTCACTGAAGCCCCAGTCTCTTGACAGCTGCAGTTCAATTaatcatgtgtgtttttttggatTGCATTGTGCCGTCACATCTATTCATCAAAATGTCAACTTCTTAAAAATCTTTGCCCCTGCTAAGAAGTTAAGAGCCGCAGGAAAGCCCGATGCAAATGAACGCCTGATTTGATAAACGgagaagaaaaagcataaaGTCGGTTTTGTAGATCTAACTTAAGTCCATGACATAAATCAAAGCTCTCTCATGGCTTTCATTTCTCCTCTCTGGCTGGtgagattgattttttttcacccacAGAGTCTGAGTTGTGtttgagaaacaaacagaatagCTTTTGTATGAAGTCGCCGTCTCCCTCATGCCTTGGATTGTTTCTCACTGAGCTGCGTGGCTCAGATCCAGaatgatatatataaaaaaaacaacaaccttgaTTTGGAGGCTGTAAACAgacttgtcttgtttttactgTGCTTTTGTTGAATCTGcagaaatttcacttttaaagtcCTGAGATGTTGCCATAGTTTttacaggtgtttttttttagttttttgtttttacacctcCATGCTGGCAGAAAGACAGTCGTCCTTCCATCAAGGACTGCTGAGCTGTTCCTAGCAGGGCATTGTATTCCTCTTCAAGCCGGCTGAGAgaatatgaaaaacatgttcatgacAGCCGAATGGTTTCAATTAAACCAGCTTCCAGTTAAAACCATGTTCTGTCATTGCAGCTGAATAAAATACGCTTTAAATGACAGAATTATTAGCTTGCTGCAAGCATCCAATTATGCAGCGTGCAGCGTTCAGCGGAGTTGATCCCTCAGGAACCTCTGATTTCCATCTACTTCTTGCTCTCATCATAAAGCCATTTGTCCAGtgacagccttttttttttttcttttaaattggcTTTTCGGCCAGAACGACGGCTTCACAgcaacaaaagattaaaaactgttGGGAAGCATCTTCTGGCTGCAGATTGGTGGCACTTGTGAGTGACAATAACAGCCAGCAGGGCTGACAAAATAAGCCCACAATGCCCGAGCTCGAGCTAATGAGTAAATGTGTCACacttatgacaaaaaaaagacgTGCAGGAGTGGAGATCTGCTGCTGAGGGTCAGACTCTGTGTCAGCAGA from Gambusia affinis linkage group LG13, SWU_Gaff_1.0, whole genome shotgun sequence includes:
- the ggps1 gene encoding geranylgeranyl pyrophosphate synthase isoform X2: MLHNASLLIDDIEDNSKLRRGFPVAHSIYGIPSVINSANYVYFLGLEKVLILEHPEAVRVFTRQLLELHRGQGLDIHWRDTYTCPTEEEYRNMVLQKTGGLFGLAVGLMQLFSDWKQDLKPLLDTLGLFFQIRDDYANLSSDEYSENKSFCEDLTEGKFSFPTIHAIWSRPESTQVQNILRQRTENMDIKKYCVDYLEKVGSFAYTRQTLRDLEVEAYRLITELGGNPQLESLVKHLSRMHNEAEASAESNREMHSSQNY
- the ggps1 gene encoding geranylgeranyl pyrophosphate synthase isoform X1, with protein sequence MDGSSQPTSDRILLEPYKYLLQLPGKQVRTKLAQAFNHWLNVPEDKLQVIIEVTEMLHNASLLIDDIEDNSKLRRGFPVAHSIYGIPSVINSANYVYFLGLEKVLILEHPEAVRVFTRQLLELHRGQGLDIHWRDTYTCPTEEEYRNMVLQKTGGLFGLAVGLMQLFSDWKQDLKPLLDTLGLFFQIRDDYANLSSDEYSENKSFCEDLTEGKFSFPTIHAIWSRPESTQVQNILRQRTENMDIKKYCVDYLEKVGSFAYTRQTLRDLEVEAYRLITELGGNPQLESLVKHLSRMHNEAEASAESNREMHSSQNY